In a genomic window of Amblyomma americanum isolate KBUSLIRL-KWMA chromosome 4, ASM5285725v1, whole genome shotgun sequence:
- the LOC144130322 gene encoding uncharacterized protein LOC144130322, whose translation MQTTVLAFASLLLPSLAGLSTGASSVCALPYTGDDPGSCNLPPDECSSLLDVPPEELHTPEITVPWMATSTSATMPTCIKELHPLTPLRGLGDCTTAQPPNPLTFAMQTTVLAFASLLLPSLGGLSTGASSVCALPYTGDDPGSCHLPPDECSSLLDVPPEELHTPEITVPWVATSTSTTMPTCIKELHPLTPLRGLGDCTTAQPPNPLTFAMQVSTSYALFAKKSSNYILVQFPSPHCCVAIAVECAHVIHSLLMLSGDVETNPGPEGNAAVLAELQKLNAGQTLLITEIQGLKTQLNTTDQTIASLDKRMADLEAHYQTLLHLRNDIEIMQSATINQAKKIEELETRLDDAENQSRRNNLIFYGIPDPASAETWAESEKLVIDVCRNNLDITLEPNDIERAHRLGNHSADRTRPVIVKFLSHKTKDALLSNGRKLKHTNYSIGEDFSRTVRHARKQLLVLAKANSNKYSLRFKTLHIGSKRYVFDASSQTVKEIA comes from the coding sequence atgcagacgaCCGTCCTCGCATTTGCCAGCCTGCTGCTGCCGTCCCTGGCAGGCCTGTCTACGGGGGCGTCATCGGTGTGCGCACTGCCGTACACTGGGGATGACCCGGGCTCCTGCAATCTACCGCCCGACGAGTGCTCGTCCCTACTGGATGTGCCGCCAGAGGAGCTGCACACACCGGAAATCACAGTACCATGGATGGCCACATCGACATCAGCAACAATGCCAACATGTATAAAAGAGCTTCACCCGCTGACACCGCttcgtgggctcggtgactgcaccacagcgcagccacctaatccgcttacctttgcgatgcagacgaCCGTCCTCGCATTTGCGAGCCTGCTGCTGCCGTCCCTGGGAGGCCTGTCTACGGGGGCGTCATCGGTGTGCGCACTGCCGTACACTGGGGATGACCCGGGCTCCTGCCATCTACCGCCCGACGAGTGCTCGTCCCTACTGGATGTGCCGCCAGAGGAGCTGCACACACCGGAAATCACAGTACCATGGGTGGCCACATCGACATCAACAACAATGCCAACATGTATAAAAGAGCTTCACCCGCTGACACCGCttcgtgggctcggtgactgcaccacagcgcagccacctaatccgcttacctttgcGATGCAGGTCAGTACATCGTATGCCCTCTTCGCTAAAAAATCCAGTAATTATATTTTGGTGCAGTTTCCGAGCCCGCACTGCTGTGTCGCCATTGCCGTTGAGTGTGCTCACGTAATTCATTCCTTGCTCATGCTATCAGGTGACGTTGAGACTAACCCTGGTCCTGAGGGAAACGCTGCTGTACTCGCTGAACTACAGAAGCTAAACGCGGGACAGACCCTGTTGATTACGGAAATACAGGGCCTCAAAACACAGCTGAACACAACAGATCAAACCATAGCAAGCCTAGACAAACGAATGGCCGATCTCGAAGCGCATTACCAAACACTTCTTCACCTCAGAAACGATATTGAAATAATGCAGTCAGCCACAATCAACCAAGCTAAAAAGATTGAAGAACTAGAAACACGCCTGGATGACGCGGAAAACCAATCACGTCGGAATAACCtcattttctatggcatccctgaCCCTGCTAGCGCTGAAACGTGGGCTGAGTCAGAAAAACTAGTCATTGATGTTTGCCGCAATAATCTTGATATAACCCTGGAACCTAACGACATTGAAAGAGCGCATCGCCTCGGAAATCATTCAGCCGACCGAACTCGTCCCGTAATCGTAAAATTTCTATCTCATAAAACCAAAGACGCACTGTTATCAAATGGCCGTAAATTAAAACACACAAACTACAGTATTGGAGAGGACTTTTCCCGCACCGTTCGACACGCGCGTAAACAGTTACTAGTGCTTGCCAAAGCCAATTCTAACAAGTATTCCTTGCGCTTCAAAACCCTGCACATCGGCTCAAAACGCTATGTATTTGACGCATCATCCCAAACCGTTAAGGAAATAGCATAG